The Cydia amplana chromosome 23, ilCydAmpl1.1, whole genome shotgun sequence genome includes a region encoding these proteins:
- the LOC134658821 gene encoding uncharacterized protein LOC134658821 isoform X2: protein MAGKEVQKRWRSIRDSYTKAYRQGKCVPAEQCTPGSRRYQYHAQMSFLLRALKNKKPRYSQDKYESFSEISNSPQHPPPEDPPLPKIKHEVIDRPLDLKTRPEKPTQDKSNQATMQEKNSLEIKIDANSILPDDHFDDDKLFMNSLLPLFKKMDDDTRLLCRIEVLKIIRYALKGHKCFEALRIAEDSFFRDRMSGILAKQEAMEEINAPKSTLSMTTRSADGSRPVRKRRNRSPSPLPMPAKRRGPGRPRKVRPPPSDSDEEQLSKKRGPKMKVVPLEVPRMSEMDESLSKATSVAQLSTPLFMKMYNLERSKTPTALPNPQNMQVSIKTEPVDDQGY from the exons GCAAAGAAGTCCAAAAAAGATGGCGCTCCATACGAGACTCTTACACCAAGGCGTACCGCCAGGGTAAATGCGTACCCGCGGAACAGTGTACACCCGGTAGCCGGCGGTACCAGTACCACGCCCAGATGTCGTTCCTGCTTCGAGCGCTGAAGAACAA AAAACCAAGATACTCCCAAGACAAGTACGAGTCGTTCTCAGAAATCTCCAATTCACCACAGCACCCGCCTCCAGAGGACCCGCCGTTGCCTAAAATAAAGCACGAAGTCATCGACAGACCTCTAGACCTCAAAACTAGACCTGAAAAACCTACACAGGACAAAAGCAATCAGGCTACCATGCAAGAGAAAAATTCTTTAGAAATCAAAATAGACGCCAACTCAATATTACCTGACGACCATTTTGACGATGACAAGCTGTTTATGAACTCTTTACTTCCTCTATTTAAAAAGATGGACGATGACACTAGATTATTATGCCGCAtagaagttttaaaaataataagatacGCCCTAAAGGGTCATAAGTGTTTTGAAGCGTTGAGAATAGCGGAGGATAGTTTTTTCAGAGACAGAATGAGTGGGATTTTGGCTAAGCAGGAGGCTATGGAAGAAATTAACGCGCCTAAATCTACGTTGTCTATGACTACTCGGTCAGCTGATGGTAGCAGGCCGGTTAGGAAACGAAga aATCGTTCTCCGTCTCCACTGCCAATGCCAGCGAAAAGAAGAGGACCCGGCCGCCCTAGAAAG GTCCGCCCGCCTCCGTCTGATTCCGATGAAGAGCAATTGTCAAAGAAACGCGGCCCCAAGATGAAGGTGGTCCCTCTAGAGGTCCCTAGAATGTCAGAGATGGACGAGTCGCTCAGTAAAGCGACTAGCGTAGCTCAGCTCTCCACACCACTCTTCATGAAG ATGTATAACCTAGAACGCTCAAAGACGCCCACAGCACTCCCCAATCCACAGAACATGCAAGTTTCCATTAAAACGGAACCGGTGGACGATCAAGGTTATTAG
- the LOC134658845 gene encoding uncharacterized protein LOC134658845: MKSSAFSKVSFTNFKWLNEPKHWKANKEVLEFSTDNKTDFWQKTFYGFAFNTGHLYGVEIKDDFTLEICVEANFTTLYDQAGLMIYIDEHHWLKTGIEYNDGQPMIGSVLTNGVSDWATGIFPGNPKKFYLRLTRLRDAMCVKYSIDNQIWTLLRLCPFPSASKYLVGPMACTPQREGLEVKFSNLSISKPADDVLHSN, encoded by the exons ATGAAGTCGTCCGCTTTTAGTAAAGTTTCCTTTACCAATTTCAAATGGCTCAATGAGCCGAAACATTGGAAAGCTAACAAGGAAGTGCTTGAATTTTCTACTGATAATAAAACTGACTTTTGGCAGAAAACTTTTTACGGTTTCGCTTTTAATACCGGACATCTGTATGGAGTAGAAATAAAAGATGACTTCACTTTGGAG ATTTGCGTCGAAGCAAACTTTACAACTCTCTACGATCAAGCGGGTCTTATGATCTACATAGATGAGCACCATTGGTTGAAAACCGGTATAGAGTATAACGACGGACAGCCTATGATCGGCAGCGTCCTTACCAATGGAGTTTCGGACTGGGCTACGG GCATATTTCCTGGCAACCCCAAAAAGTTCTACCTCCGCCTCACCCGCCTCCGCGACGCCATGTGTGTCAAATATTCCATAGACaaccaaatttggactttactCAGACTTTGCCCGTTTCCTTCAGCCAGCAAGTATTTAGTGGGGCCTATGGCATGTACCCCGCAGAGGGAAGGCTTGGAAGTTAAATTTAGTAATCTTAGTATTAGTAAACCGGCGGATGATGTTTTACATTCAAATTAA
- the LOC134658713 gene encoding rRNA 2'-O-methyltransferase fibrillarin — MGKPEFNGGRGGGRGGFGGGRGRGGGRGGFGGRGGGGRGGFEKRGGGRGFSRGAPGGGRGRGGGGRGGGGFKGGKQVIIEPHRHPGVFIARGKEDALVTKNLVPGSEVYGEKRISVETDGEKVEYRVWNPFRSKLAAAIMGGVDVIHMPPGSRVLYLGAASGTTVSHVSDVVGPEGLVYAVEFSHRSGRDLINVAKKRTNIIPIIEDARHPLKYRMLVGMVDTIFADVAQPDQARIVSLNAQHFLKNGGHFVISIKASCIDSTAQPEAVFAAEVKKLQADKLKPQEQLTLEPYERDHAVVVGVFRPPAKKDK, encoded by the exons ATGGGCAAACCAG AGTTCAACGGAGGCCGTGGCGGCGGGCGCGGTGGTTTTGGAGGCGGCCGGGGCCGCGGGGGCGGTAGGGGAGGCTTTGGAGGTCGCGGCGGCGGTGGCCGCGGGGGATTTGAGAAGAGGGGCGGTGGCAGAGGGTTTAGCAGAGGAGCACCTGGTGGTG GCCGCGGTCGTGGTGGTGGCGGCAGAGGTGGTGGTGGCTTCAAGGGAGGCAAGCAAGTTATCATCGAACCACACAG ACACCCTGGAGTCTTCATAGCCAGAGGCAAAGAGGATGCGCTGGTCACCAAAAATCTTGTGCCGGGGTCTGAAGTCTATGGTGAAAAGAGAATATCTGTTGAg ACCGACGGAGAGAAAGTGGAGTATAGAGTATGGAACCCGTTCAGGTCGAAGTTGGCAGCGGCAATCATGGGAGGTGTGGATGTCATACACATGCCTCCGGGCTCTAGAGTGCTGTATCTTGGGGCTGCTAGTGGAACTACAGTCAGCCATGTCTCCGATGTTGTTGGACCG GAGGGTCTGGTGTATGCTGTGGAGTTCTCCCACAGATCGGGGCGTGACCTTATCAATGTTGCCAAGAAGCGGACCAATATTATACCTATCATTGAAGACGCCAGGCACCCGCTTAAATACAG GATGCTGGTTGGTATGGTGGACACTATATTCGCGGACGTGGCGCAACCTGACCAGGCCAGGATCGTCAGTCTGAACGCGCAACACTTTCTGAAGAACGGAGGGCATTTCGTTATTTCCATCAAG GCCTCCTGTATCGACTCAACAGCCCAACCTGAAGCCGTGTTCGCGGCCGAAGTGAAGAAACTACAAGCGGATAAGCTGAAACCTCAAGAACAGTTGACCTTAGAGCCTTATGAGCGAGACCACGCGGTCGTTGTAGGGGTCTTTAGGCCCCCGGCCAAGAAAGACAAGTAA